A region of Amblyraja radiata isolate CabotCenter1 chromosome 22, sAmbRad1.1.pri, whole genome shotgun sequence DNA encodes the following proteins:
- the LOC116985439 gene encoding uncharacterized protein DDB_G0271670-like, protein MSSTKSSGSLKLSSGSSNSASSGTSGTASSPTVSAFATTVSASASASSTTVSAFATTVSASATVSASSTSSSSFSSFSSSSSSFSSSSSSSSFSSISATTTASATTASASTTSASASTTSASATTTSASATTTSASAFATTTSASATTTSASASATTISTSASASASATTTSASRERARNVPLPHCSCNGPVPERERARNVPLPHCSCNGPAPERERAPRARANGFSSRSSPPPPQHSEGWTPHRDRIKHWKLINR, encoded by the exons ATGTCGTCCACGAAGTCTTCAGGGTCGCTGAAGCTTTCCTCCGGCTCTTCCAACTCGGCCTCCTCCGGCACTTCTGGCACTGCCTCCTCTCCCACCGTCTCTGCCTTTGCTACCAccgtctctgcctctgcctctgcctcctcTACCACCGTCTCTGCCTTTGCTACCACCGTCTCTGCCTCTGCCACCGTCTCTGCCTCctctacctcctcctcctccttctcgtccttctcctcatcctcctcgtccttctcctcatcctcctcgtcGTCCTccttctcctc CATCTCCGCTACCACCACCGCCTCTGCGACCACtgcctctgcctccaccacctctgcctctgcttccaccacctctgcCTCTGCTACCACCACCTCTGCCTCTGCTACCACCACCTCTGCCTCTGCCTTTGCTACCACCACCTCTGCCTCTGCTACCAccacctctgcctctgcctctgcgacCACCATCTCTACCTCTGCTTCTGCTTCTGCCtctgccaccaccacctctgcctct CGGGAGCGCGCACGCAatgttccgcttccccactgttcGTGCAACGGCCCCGTCCCCGAGCGGGAGCGCGCACGCAatgttccgcttccccactgttcGTGCAACGGCCCCGCCCCCGAGCGGGAGCGCGCGCCCCGAGCCCGAGCCAACGGCTTCAGCTCGAGGTCGTCACCGCCGCCCCCACAGCACTCAGAGGGGTGGACGCCCCATAGAGACAGAATCAAACACTGGAAGCTCATTAACCGTTGA